The Comamonas sp. GB3 AK4-5 genome includes a region encoding these proteins:
- a CDS encoding DNA polymerase II, producing the protein MPSPPRQGFILTRNWRDTPAGTEIEYWLATDSGPLKVLLTAQTSVAFVEARHQETVQAQLRSMAGVELRPLELKSFHQQPVLGVYAKQFRQLGRLARALQQQGVSLLEADVRPHERYLMERFITAGVVLEGGRLENAALLDCKLLPAPTFRPALKLVSLDIETSQHQELYSIALDGMAERVVFMLGEPPTEPVEAAEPSDAAGPPGFALVYCESRKAMISQLNDWFVRNDPDVIIGWNVIQFDLRVLQKTADDCATPLLLGRGRTPIAWRTHPGKQGYLFAPMPGRAVIDGIEALRATMRNFSSFSLENVSQELLGEGKEIGDEYDKMAEIERRYQHDKPALASYNIQDCALVLRIFEKVKLLQFAMERAHTTGLQLDHFGGSIAAFSHHYLPRMHRQGYVAPNVGDVLGKSSPGGYVMDSRPGFYDSVLVLDYKSLYPSIIRTFLVDPVGLAEGMHAPDPERQIRGPGGILFSREKHCLPEIVTTLWHARDKAKRARNEPLSQALKLVMNSFAGVLGASECRFFNPALISAITLRGHEMVKRTRDLVQQRGYEAIYGDTDSIFIWLKRTHSNEEAQAVAAELVQDINTWWAQGLRQEQDLESFLEIEFDTHYKKFFMPTIRGSDVGSKKRYAGLSVDAAGKEAMVYRGLEMARSDWTPLARQFQEGLLSRVFQGVPYRDYVIDYAQATLAGQKDDLLIYRKRLRHRLNEYVANLPPQVRAARMADAHNERLGRPLQYQSGGWIRYVMTRNGPEPLEARRSAMDYQHYVAKQLQPIADSILQPLGESFAALVSPQGELF; encoded by the coding sequence GTGCCCTCCCCCCCACGCCAAGGCTTTATCCTGACCCGCAACTGGCGCGACACGCCAGCGGGCACCGAGATCGAGTACTGGCTGGCGACGGATTCCGGGCCTTTGAAAGTGCTGCTCACGGCCCAGACCTCGGTGGCCTTTGTCGAGGCCAGGCACCAGGAAACCGTGCAAGCCCAGCTGCGCAGCATGGCCGGCGTGGAATTGCGGCCGCTGGAACTCAAAAGCTTTCACCAACAGCCCGTGCTGGGGGTCTACGCCAAGCAGTTCCGCCAGTTGGGCCGGCTGGCACGCGCCCTGCAGCAGCAAGGGGTTTCGCTGCTCGAGGCCGATGTGCGCCCGCACGAGCGCTATCTGATGGAGCGCTTCATCACCGCAGGCGTTGTGCTGGAAGGCGGCCGCCTGGAAAACGCCGCGCTGCTGGACTGCAAGCTCTTGCCTGCACCCACTTTCAGGCCGGCGTTGAAGCTGGTGTCGCTGGACATTGAAACCAGCCAGCACCAGGAGCTGTATTCGATTGCCCTCGACGGCATGGCCGAGCGCGTGGTGTTCATGCTGGGCGAGCCACCTACAGAGCCCGTTGAAGCGGCAGAGCCCAGCGACGCTGCAGGGCCGCCGGGCTTTGCCCTGGTCTATTGCGAAAGCCGCAAGGCCATGATCAGCCAGCTCAACGACTGGTTTGTGCGCAATGACCCCGACGTCATCATCGGCTGGAACGTCATCCAGTTCGACCTGCGCGTGCTGCAAAAAACCGCCGACGACTGCGCCACGCCGCTGCTGCTGGGCCGGGGGCGCACGCCCATTGCCTGGCGCACCCACCCTGGCAAGCAAGGCTATCTGTTCGCCCCCATGCCAGGCCGGGCCGTGATCGATGGCATCGAAGCCCTGCGGGCAACCATGCGCAACTTCTCCTCTTTCAGCCTGGAAAACGTCTCGCAGGAGCTGCTGGGCGAAGGCAAGGAGATTGGCGACGAGTACGACAAGATGGCGGAGATCGAACGGCGCTACCAGCACGACAAGCCGGCGCTCGCCAGCTACAACATCCAAGACTGCGCGCTGGTGCTGCGCATCTTCGAGAAGGTCAAGCTGCTGCAATTTGCCATGGAACGCGCCCACACCACGGGCCTGCAGCTGGACCATTTTGGCGGCTCCATCGCCGCCTTCAGCCACCACTATCTGCCACGCATGCACCGCCAGGGCTATGTGGCGCCCAATGTGGGCGATGTGCTGGGCAAGTCCTCCCCCGGCGGCTATGTGATGGACTCCCGGCCCGGCTTTTATGACTCCGTGCTGGTGCTGGACTACAAAAGCCTCTACCCCTCCATCATCCGCACCTTTCTGGTAGACCCCGTGGGCCTGGCCGAGGGCATGCATGCCCCCGATCCGGAGCGACAGATCCGGGGGCCTGGCGGCATCCTGTTCTCCCGCGAAAAACATTGCCTTCCCGAAATCGTGACCACGCTGTGGCACGCCCGTGACAAGGCCAAGCGCGCGCGCAACGAGCCGCTGTCCCAGGCCCTCAAGCTGGTGATGAATTCCTTTGCCGGCGTGCTGGGTGCCTCGGAGTGCCGCTTCTTCAACCCTGCCCTGATTTCCGCCATCACCCTGCGCGGCCATGAGATGGTCAAGCGCACCCGCGATCTGGTGCAGCAGCGCGGCTACGAGGCTATTTACGGCGACACCGACTCCATCTTCATCTGGCTCAAGCGCACCCACAGCAACGAAGAAGCCCAAGCCGTCGCGGCCGAGCTGGTCCAGGACATCAATACCTGGTGGGCCCAAGGCCTGCGGCAGGAGCAGGACCTGGAAAGCTTTCTCGAAATCGAGTTCGACACCCACTACAAAAAATTCTTCATGCCCACCATCCGCGGCTCGGACGTGGGCAGCAAAAAACGCTATGCCGGCCTGAGCGTCGACGCGGCAGGCAAGGAAGCCATGGTCTACCGCGGCCTGGAAATGGCCCGCAGCGACTGGACACCACTGGCGCGCCAGTTTCAGGAAGGCCTGCTCTCCCGCGTCTTTCAAGGTGTTCCCTACCGGGACTATGTGATCGACTACGCCCAGGCCACGCTGGCCGGCCAGAAAGACGATTTGCTCATCTACCGCAAACGCCTGCGCCACCGCCTGAATGAATACGTCGCCAACCTCCCACCCCAGGTGCGCGCAGCCCGCATGGCCGACGCCCACAACGAGCGCCTGGGCCGCCCGCTGCAATACCAAAGCGGCGGCTGGATTCGCTATGTGATGACCCGCAACGGACCGGAGCCGCTGGAAGCACGGCGTTCTGCGATGGATTACCAGCACTATGTGGCCAAGCAACTTCAGCCGATTGCGGACTCGATCTTGCAGCCCCTGGGAGAGAGCTTTGCGGCGTTGGTATCGCCGCAAGGGGAGTTGTTTTAG
- a CDS encoding DUF4375 domain-containing protein codes for MQRLPCTRCGDSIHPDTAQQNAGLCMPCVRGNRLSIEQRNAQRQQQREEERAYRESPAYCYWTALVHRVYDAPDGFDALPHGDRLYYLINILQGEVHNGGFEQFFSNSSGDRYAETVAALTEVEDHASLRLLQAAKLALFADHEVPTDQAARFDLMPTAAEEHPAHEATWQALEALDTQFYADSSSLDAALDKLVTHYKLYALA; via the coding sequence ATGCAACGCCTTCCTTGCACCCGCTGTGGAGACTCCATCCACCCCGACACCGCCCAGCAAAACGCCGGCCTGTGCATGCCCTGCGTGCGCGGCAATCGGCTGAGCATCGAACAACGCAATGCGCAGCGCCAGCAACAGCGCGAGGAGGAGCGCGCCTACCGCGAATCCCCCGCCTACTGCTACTGGACTGCGCTGGTGCACCGCGTCTACGACGCTCCCGATGGATTCGATGCACTCCCGCATGGCGACAGGCTTTACTACCTCATCAACATCTTGCAAGGCGAGGTGCACAACGGCGGCTTCGAGCAGTTTTTCTCCAACTCCAGCGGCGACCGCTATGCAGAAACCGTGGCGGCGCTCACCGAGGTGGAAGACCATGCCAGCCTGCGACTGCTGCAGGCCGCCAAGCTCGCCCTCTTCGCCGACCACGAGGTGCCCACGGACCAGGCCGCGCGTTTTGACCTCATGCCCACGGCCGCCGAAGAGCACCCGGCCCACGAGGCCACATGGCAGGCCCTGGAGGCGCTGGACACCCAGTTCTACGCAGACAGCAGCAGCCTGGATGCGGCACTGGACAAGCTCGTCACCCACTACAAGCTGTACGCGCTGGCCTAA
- a CDS encoding DUF6166 domain-containing protein: protein MPIPGEIQQFHGRQGEAATGELLSRRFWYLWRSVDIEGGDFLVQIRSDSLESMDSRKPELFILGIVQSKFLQVGSSAYVKQHYCTESDGNPAKHFFLLCHMLDDKEERHSYFFTAEDIVNSLPFDEEKAAYKLYIGAGEKYESCKNLPAKLILDSIEKGILETKAHRTNQLVRTVFFNTINAGRNHGYSTRYLFRWIEGVAVCITENSETGNQELLEPRRDLFGSIGGYRWGYRGSGPQFLAWSLLAHVYDGDVPNRRHVIFIVDWLLDALPSEVEWDIPSELIHAMLAGLIPTISETQKICSRSKTSQERKKKLSREGILAELHRLNERRGIANLDQILSQGPA from the coding sequence GTGCCAATTCCAGGTGAAATTCAGCAGTTCCATGGTCGCCAGGGAGAGGCAGCAACTGGTGAGTTACTCAGTCGTCGTTTCTGGTATCTCTGGCGCTCTGTGGATATTGAGGGCGGAGATTTTCTGGTTCAAATACGATCTGACTCGCTTGAGTCGATGGACTCTCGAAAGCCTGAGTTATTTATTCTCGGAATCGTACAGTCAAAATTCCTTCAAGTTGGATCATCTGCCTACGTCAAGCAGCACTATTGTACGGAGTCAGACGGAAATCCTGCAAAGCATTTTTTTCTACTTTGTCACATGCTAGACGATAAAGAGGAAAGGCACAGTTATTTCTTTACCGCAGAAGATATCGTAAATTCTCTTCCTTTTGATGAAGAGAAGGCCGCATACAAGCTTTATATTGGAGCTGGTGAAAAATACGAGAGCTGCAAAAATCTACCAGCGAAATTAATATTGGACTCCATTGAGAAGGGGATTTTGGAGACGAAAGCACACAGGACAAATCAATTAGTTCGAACAGTATTCTTTAATACGATCAATGCAGGTCGGAACCATGGTTATTCAACCCGCTACCTATTTCGTTGGATCGAAGGGGTGGCGGTGTGTATTACTGAGAATTCGGAAACTGGAAATCAAGAACTGTTAGAGCCTCGTCGAGACCTGTTCGGCTCTATAGGAGGTTATAGGTGGGGATATAGAGGATCGGGCCCACAATTTCTTGCCTGGTCTTTACTCGCTCATGTCTATGACGGAGATGTGCCAAATCGAAGGCATGTTATCTTTATCGTCGACTGGTTGTTGGATGCGCTGCCCAGCGAAGTTGAATGGGACATCCCTTCTGAGTTAATTCATGCCATGCTTGCAGGTTTAATTCCAACAATTTCTGAAACTCAAAAAATTTGCAGCCGCTCGAAGACCAGCCAGGAGAGAAAGAAAAAATTGAGCCGCGAAGGCATCTTGGCTGAACTACATCGATTGAATGAAAGGCGTGGTATCGCGAACCTCGACCAGATACTTTCCCAAGGCCCGGCATAG